The nucleotide sequence CAGCATGGGCCTGAGCAGCAGGCGTTCAGCGATCATGCCGAGTATGGCCACAATGGCCAGAGTCGCCGGGAACGCCAGCCAGAATGGTAAGCCCAAACGGGTGACGAAATAGAAAGCGATAAAGGCCGCGATCATGATAATCTCGCCCTGGGCGAAATTGATGACACCGGTGGCTTTGAAAATCAGCACGAATCCCAAGGCGATCAGGGCATATAGACTTCCCACCGCAATACCGCTGACCACCAGCTCGAGGAAATAGCTTGTGGCGCTATGCACGTCTTCCTCCCTGACCCGGTTAGGTTCCGTCGAGGGGGCCCCCGGTCGGGACACCCACGGCCTGCCCAGGCGTCCGGGCTCTTACGAACCGATGTTATTGAAAACCGAGCCGGTCTGTGGAAGTTCACTCATAACAGCCCGTTGAAAAAGCCGGGTTGTTACAGGCCGTTCAAAAACGATGAGATGCAAGGCGCGCAAATCCCGAGGAATGAGACGTAGATAGAGTACGTCGCAGTGACGAGGGATGAAGAGCAACGCCGCAGATCGCGTTTTTCAACAGCCTGATAAGAACAACTTTAGCCCAAGACCGGATTCAATACAGTTCATCAATCAGTTTCTTGAATTTCTTCTCGATGGTGCTCCGCCGCACCTTCATGGTGGCGGTGACTTCATCGTCATCCTGGTCCAACTCCTTGGTCAGGATCTTGAATTTCCGCACCTGTTCGACTCGCGCCAACTGCTCGTTGACCCGATCCACTTCCGACTGAAGGAGTTTATACACGTCAGGGTTCTCCGCCAGACTCTTGTACGTAGTATAGGGGATTCCACGTTCCCGGGCCCAGTCTGACACGTTTTCCAGCTCGAGCTGGATCAGCGCGGACAGGTATTTTCGTCCGTCTCCCACTATGATCGCCTCGTTGATATAGGGACTGAACTTGAGTTTGTTTTCGATTTCGGAAGGAGCGATATTCTTTCCGTACGCGTTGATAATCAAGTCTTTTTTGCGATCCACGATCTCGAGTTGACCGTCTTCGGCTATGCGCCCCACATCACCGGTATTGAGCCAACAGCCTTCTGAAAATGCCTCGTCCGTGAGTTCGGGCTGGCGATAGTAGCCCTTAAACACCTGGTCTCCCCGCAACAGGATCTCTCCGTCCCCGGCCAATTTGAGTTCGATTCCCGGAATGGGTTTTCCCACTCGGCCGACCCGTATCTCCTTGGAGTCCGGTATCACGCAGACACCCGCGCACTCGGTCATGCCGAAGCATTCCCTTATGGGCACACCGATTCCATGGTAGAAGCGGAGAAGCTCGTCCGAGAGCGGGGCGGCCCCGCTGACAAAAATCCGGCCGTTTAAAAGACCGAGTTGATTCTTAAGAGATCGGAACAGCATCAGATGCGCGAAGCCGTTGAGCAGCTTCCAGTGCAGCGGGAGGGTCCGGCCCTGCAATTGTATCTCCGCCGTTTTTCTTCCAATGGGCATGATGGCGTTGAATACCCAACGCTTCAGGAACACGGCGTCTTTAATTCTGATATGAATACTCGTATGCATTTTTTCCCAGATTCGGGGAACCGTGAGAAAGGCGGTGGGCGAGATGTCCCGGAGGTCCTCCTGGAGGGTTTGCACGCTTTCGGCGAAATTCACCGTGCATCCCGCGAACATGGGGTAGATCATGGAAAAGCTGCGCTCGGCAATATGGCAGAGAGGCAGGGCGGAAACAAAACTGTCGGTTTCATCGAACTTCAATACGGAAGAAAGGCCCTCGATCATGGAGAGCATGTTACGGTGAGTGATCATGGCGCCTTTGGGTACGCCCGTGGTGCCCGATGTGTAGACCATGATGGCGACGTCGTCCGGACGGGTGGCCTCGACCATGGAATCGAATTCGTCGGGATCGGCTTCGTGCCGGGTCCGACCGAGGCCCTCGACGTCCTCAAAGCTGATGATCATGGGATCCGTGTATCTTCGGAGGCCCTTCATATCGATAACAATGATTCGCTTGAGCCGGGGGAGATCGTCTTTAATTTCCAGCACCTTGTCTACTTGTTCCTGGTCCTTGCAAACCACGAAACTCGATTCGGAGTTGTCCAGCACGTATTTGACCTGCTGGGCCACGTTGGTGGGATAAACGCCCACGGCGAAGGCCCTCGATGATTGAGCGGCCAGGTCCGCGTAGAGCCATTCCGGACAATTGTCCCCGAGTATGGATACCTTGTCCTGGTTTTGCTCGATCCCCAACTCCTTCAGCCCCAGGGCAAAATCGCGCACATGATTCCAGTAGGCGTTCCAGGATATCCGCTGCCAGATACCGAGATCCTTCTCGCGCAAGGCCACGCGGTTTCCGTAACGGGCCACGTTGAGTTTGAAGAGCTTGGGTATGGTCATATCCCGCACGCTACGGTTCAGCCCCATAACTCGTCCTCTTTGCCCAAATACGCTTCAATGACGGCGGGATCGGCTTGAACTTCGTCAGGCGTCCCTTCGGCGATCTTGACGCCAAAATCCAGAACCGTCACTCTGTCGGCGATGTCCATTACAACGCCCATATCGTGCTCGACCATCAGGATGGTGACCCCGAGTTCGTCCCTGATGTCCAGTATGAAGCGGGCGATGTCTTCGGTCTCTTCGACGTTCATGCCGGCCACGGGTTCGTCCAGAAGCAGGATCCTGGGCTTCATGGCCAGGGCTCGACCCAGTTCCACGCGTTTCTGTATGCCGTAAGGAAGGGCTCCCACCGGTTTTTTTCGGACTTTTTCGATCTCGAGGAAGTCGATGATCTCTTCGATGCGCAAGCGATGCTCGACCTCATCACGCAATGCCCCTCCGAAAAACAAGGCCCCGGCCACCACCCCGGTGCGCATAAGCACGTGACGCCCCAAAAGCAGGTTCTCGATCACAGTCATGTTCTTGAACAGCTCGATGTTTTGAAACGTGCGGGCCACTCCCCGGGCGGCCACCCGGTGCGGCTTCAGTCCGGTAAGCCGTTTTCCTTCGAACACGACCTCGCCCCGAGAAGGGCGGTAGACGCCGCTGATGACGTTAAAGCAGGAGGTCTTGCCCGCACCGTTGGGACCGATGATGGCGTGAACGGCTCCCTCGGCCACCTCGAGGTTGACTTCCTGCAAGGCCACAATGCCGCCGAAGTTGAGGCTTACGTCTCTGATCTCGAGTTGAGCCATGCCTCTCCCTCTAAGACAACCAACGCTTCCGGCGCTTGTAGTGTTTCACATCGGCGTAACTTTTGCGGCCGGCGTCCTCGGCCACTCCCAGGTAGAACTCTTTCACATCTTCGTTCTCCATGAGCAGTTCGCACGGTCCGTCGAGAACGATTTTGCCGTTTTCCATGATGTAGCCGTATGATGAGAATTTGAGCGCCAGTCTTGCGTTTTGCTCCACCAGTAGAAGAGCGGCGTTCCGTTCCCGATTGATGCGCTTGAGAATCTTGAATATGCTTTGCACCAACAGGGGCGCCAGTCCCAGGGAGGGTTCATCCAGCATGATGAGTTCCGGGGATGACATGAACGCCCGGCCCACCGCGAGCATTTGTTGCTCGCCGCCCGAGAGGTATACGGATCGTTGATGGGCGCGATCCTCGAGCACCGGGAAGTAGTGAAACACCGCCTCGAGGTCCGCCTTGGCATGCTCTCGATTCGAGCGTGTGTAAGAGCCTATCACCAGGTTCTCGAGAACCGTCAACTCGTCGAAGATGCGCCGTCCTTCCGGCACCATGCTGACTCCCATGCGGACGATGACGTCCGGGTCCAGGCCGTGTATGAACTTCTGCTTGAAGGAAATAGACCCGGCTTCCAACCGGCCGGACTGAAGACTCAGAACGCCGGAAACGGCCTTGAGGGTCGTTGTCTTGCCCGCTCCATTGGCGCCCAGAAGAGCCACTATCCCTTGCGGAGGCACCTGCAGCGAAATGCCTTTCAACACTAAAATAACGTCGTTATAGACGACTTCGATATTGTTGACTTCGAGCATCCGGCACTCCCGTAGGGCGTC is from Deltaproteobacteria bacterium and encodes:
- a CDS encoding AMP-binding protein; the encoded protein is MRDMTIPKLFKLNVARYGNRVALREKDLGIWQRISWNAYWNHVRDFALGLKELGIEQNQDKVSILGDNCPEWLYADLAAQSSRAFAVGVYPTNVAQQVKYVLDNSESSFVVCKDQEQVDKVLEIKDDLPRLKRIIVIDMKGLRRYTDPMIISFEDVEGLGRTRHEADPDEFDSMVEATRPDDVAIMVYTSGTTGVPKGAMITHRNMLSMIEGLSSVLKFDETDSFVSALPLCHIAERSFSMIYPMFAGCTVNFAESVQTLQEDLRDISPTAFLTVPRIWEKMHTSIHIRIKDAVFLKRWVFNAIMPIGRKTAEIQLQGRTLPLHWKLLNGFAHLMLFRSLKNQLGLLNGRIFVSGAAPLSDELLRFYHGIGVPIRECFGMTECAGVCVIPDSKEIRVGRVGKPIPGIELKLAGDGEILLRGDQVFKGYYRQPELTDEAFSEGCWLNTGDVGRIAEDGQLEIVDRKKDLIINAYGKNIAPSEIENKLKFSPYINEAIIVGDGRKYLSALIQLELENVSDWARERGIPYTTYKSLAENPDVYKLLQSEVDRVNEQLARVEQVRKFKILTKELDQDDDEVTATMKVRRSTIEKKFKKLIDELY
- a CDS encoding ABC transporter ATP-binding protein, which gives rise to MAQLEIRDVSLNFGGIVALQEVNLEVAEGAVHAIIGPNGAGKTSCFNVISGVYRPSRGEVVFEGKRLTGLKPHRVAARGVARTFQNIELFKNMTVIENLLLGRHVLMRTGVVAGALFFGGALRDEVEHRLRIEEIIDFLEIEKVRKKPVGALPYGIQKRVELGRALAMKPRILLLDEPVAGMNVEETEDIARFILDIRDELGVTILMVEHDMGVVMDIADRVTVLDFGVKIAEGTPDEVQADPAVIEAYLGKEDELWG
- a CDS encoding ABC transporter ATP-binding protein; the protein is MLEVNNIEVVYNDVILVLKGISLQVPPQGIVALLGANGAGKTTTLKAVSGVLSLQSGRLEAGSISFKQKFIHGLDPDVIVRMGVSMVPEGRRIFDELTVLENLVIGSYTRSNREHAKADLEAVFHYFPVLEDRAHQRSVYLSGGEQQMLAVGRAFMSSPELIMLDEPSLGLAPLLVQSIFKILKRINRERNAALLLVEQNARLALKFSSYGYIMENGKIVLDGPCELLMENEDVKEFYLGVAEDAGRKSYADVKHYKRRKRWLS